CAACGATAAACTATTTTCCGCACAGCATGTCAAGAGCACCAAGGAGAAAATATGTTTACATTTTAGTGCTCGCACCACTAAATGGAACGTTTGAGAGCAAACACGTGGTAATACCATTTAAACCAGATGGGCTAAAATTGGGGAGACCTGTTGCTAATAGTAACAATAACTCTAATTCATCACTCAGAAGTGGTAAAAGGCTAGATCCACACACTTTTTCCCAAGTAAGGTCCAACAATGGTAATTTCGATTCAAGAGTACTCTCCAGGAATCATGCATTGCTAAGTTGCGATCCTCTTACAggaaaagtatatataagAGACCTAAAATCTAGTAATGGTACATTTATTAATGGTCAGAGAATTGGCTCCAGTGATGTAGAAATCAAAGTGGGCGATGTAATAGATCTGGGCACCGATATAGATACGAAGATTGAGCATCAAAAGATAAGTGCCATGGTGGAAGAACTATTTGTACAACCATTACTAGAATCAccactttttgaaaatgatgacaatgatgatTGCGGTACAATCTCCAAAAGGGAAGAGGCTGCTGCCATAACAAGTCACGTATATGGAGATGCTAACAATTTAGAATTGGAAGAAGTTATCATGGGGTCAGATACAGAAATACTAAGTggtatttttatcaataattGTATTGGTACAAGCCCCACTTTGTCTAATATCATCAAGACTCTGGCAACAGAAATTTTATTCTCGAAATGCGACAATTCCAAATTACAGTCGATGGAGATTTTCTTAATTAATTATACGACTCACCTAGAATACACAAACAAACTTCTGGTGGAAAGAAACGATCAGCAACTAGTAAAGCTACAAAATggattaagaaggaaacTATCAGGGAAATATGAAAAGATCATCGAGGAAAAcagaaatcaaataaaacaGTTGCAAAAGGATTCtatgtttttcaaatctgcattcgaaatgaaaaaattatggaacaatcaaaaacaaaaaagcaTAGAAAGGGAAATAGAAGACTTGAAAACTCGGTTGGAAGTGGAGCGATATAAAAATTCACAAATTATCAAGAACAAACTGAAGGAACAAGAAATCTCAGCTGCATCTAGGAAAAAGAACGACGTGCATGACACGAAAAGCGTTCCGGGCGTAAGTCCTAAGAGTGTTAACAAATATAGCATCAAAAATGTACTAAATGATCATTTTACGTTATTAACTTTTGGGACTATTTCTATTGGGATCATAGCTATCatgttcaaatttttcactccAAGCTAGCATCCTAAATCACAAAACATATCCTCCTCAGCTTTCAGGTCAAAGATCAAAGattaatatatacatacgCATACAAGTAATAGATATTTACACGTAAACATCCTTTTACTTCAAGGAAGCATGAAAGGCATCTGTAACATCATTGGTTGGCCCTCAAAGTATTGATGTCATCAATTTGCATTCTTTCCAAGGTCTTTATCCCCAGCAACTTTGTCATTTCTTTAACAAAGCTAATAGCTATACTCTGCACATCAACAGCAGCATCGGATCGTTGTTCCATAATTGAAGTAGTTGGAGTGTTTTTCAAACCACacatttcaaaattattcatGTACGATAAATCTGTATTCACATTTATTGCCACCCCATGTGATGTTATAGAACGTCTGACGTGTATTCCAATGCtggcaa
The nucleotide sequence above comes from Saccharomyces mikatae IFO 1815 strain IFO1815 genome assembly, chromosome: 12. Encoded proteins:
- the FAR10 gene encoding Far10p (similar to Saccharomyces cerevisiae VPS64 (YDR200C) and FAR10 (YLR238W); ancestral locus Anc_8.408); translation: MTGPGPEFNKEEHPNSPGKKPKRDNTIPKNAKLANVFGSSPKRLVEKHDKRITDPTINYFPHSMSRAPRRKYVYILVLAPLNGTFESKHVVIPFKPDGLKLGRPVANSNNNSNSSLRSGKRLDPHTFSQVRSNNGNFDSRVLSRNHALLSCDPLTGKVYIRDLKSSNGTFINGQRIGSSDVEIKVGDVIDLGTDIDTKIEHQKISAMVEELFVQPLLESPLFENDDNDDCGTISKREEAAAITSHVYGDANNLELEEVIMGSDTEILSGIFINNCIGTSPTLSNIIKTLATEILFSKCDNSKLQSMEIFLINYTTHLEYTNKLLVERNDQQLVKLQNGLRRKLSGKYEKIIEENRNQIKQLQKDSMFFKSAFEMKKLWNNQKQKSIEREIEDLKTRLEVERYKNSQIIKNKLKEQEISAASRKKNDVHDTKSVPGVSPKSVNKYSIKNVLNDHFTLLTFGTISIGIIAIMFKFFTPS